One Glycine max cultivar Williams 82 chromosome 6, Glycine_max_v4.0, whole genome shotgun sequence DNA segment encodes these proteins:
- the LOC100777622 gene encoding UDP-galactose/UDP-glucose transporter 7-like, which yields MEIRADADTSSFSSLFAAVSYGFTSMAMVFINKAVLMQYAYSMTLLTLQQLVTTLLIHFGRKTGYTKARELDMTTAKRLLPLSIFYNANVAFALASLKGVNIPMYIAIKRLTPLAVLVAGCFSGKGKPTTQVALSVILTAAGVLIAALGDFSFDLFGYSMAFVSVFFQTMYLVLVEKSGAEDGLSSLEIMFYNSFLSLPFLMFLIVATGEFPNSLSVLFAKSYSFSFLVILILSLVMGIILNFTMFLCTIVNSALTTTIVGVLKGVVSTTFGFFLLGGVQVHALNVSGLVINTAGGVWYSYAKYHQRKSKAVKLVPDVEAHRK from the exons ATGGAGATCCGTGCCGATGCAGATACCAGCTCCTTTTCAAG TTTGTTCGCAGCTGTGTCATATGGATTTACATCAATGGCCATGGTTTTTATCAACAAGGCTGTTCTTATGCAGTATGCATATTCAATGACTCTCCTCACTCTGCAG CAATTGGTTACCACCTTGCTTATTCACTTTGGTAGAAAGACGGGATACACGAAAGCAAGAGAACTGGATATGACAACGGCCAAGCGACTGCTCCCGCTCTCTATTTTCTATAATGCCAATGTTGCTTTTGCTTTGGCAAGTTTGAAAGGAGTCAATATCCCTATGTATATTGCAATCAAGAGGCTTACGCCACTTGCTGTACTCGTTGCTGGGTGTTTCTCTGGAAAAGGAAAACCTACAACTCAG GTGGCTCTTTCAGTGATATTGACTGCTGCTGGAGTTCTCATTGCTGCCCTTGGAGATTTTTCCTTTGACCTTTTTGGGTATAGCATGGCctttgtttctgtttttttccAG ACCATGTACCTTGTGCTGGTGGAAAAATCTGGTGCTGAGGATGGGCTTTCATCCTTGGAAATCATGTTCTATAACAGCTTTTTATCTCTTCCATTTTTGATGTTTCTCATCGTAGCCACTGGGGAATTCCCAAATTCTTTATCCGTATTATTTGCAAAG AGTTATTCTTTCTCATTTTTGGTGATCCTGATTCTTTCATTGGTGATGGGCATCATTCTCAACTTCACCATGTTCTTGTGTACAATTGTTAATTCAGCCTTAACTACAACTATTGTTGGCGTTCTCAAAGGGGTTGTTTCCACG ACCTTTGGTTTCTTCTTACTGGGTGGTGTTCAAGTCCATGCTTTGAATGTGAGTGGATTGGTTATCAATACAGCTGGTGGTGTGTGGTATTCATATGCTAAATATCACCAGAGAAAAAGTAAGGCGGTGAAGCTAGTACCAGATGTGGAGGCTCATCGTAAATAG